The uncultured Sphaerochaeta sp. genome includes the window CCTTCCAGTTCCTGGAGTGATGAAGCAATACTTCCTGCATCCTGGATATCGAGATGGAGAGGGACCAAGGAGGAGCCACAGGAAGCTGCCAATTCATCAGCGGTTTCCCTGTTTGATGCATAACCGCAGTACACCCGCTCCCCGGCTTTGACAAATCGTTCACAGATTGCCCTGCCCAAGGTACTGGTTCCTCCGCTCACTAGAATACAGCGCATCACTCCTCCTTCGCTAAGAATCTTCTTATATCAGGACACTGTGGATACTCACCCTCCAGTTCTGCAGTACCTTGCCTGTAAACACTCTGCTCGAAGGAAGGGCACATGGTAGTTGCACATAAAGCCCAACCTTGGCTTCCTCGGAGTTTGGTTCCCTGCCAACACCCTCCCCGCACTATGGAGAGAGGCTGGCTCCCCTCACTAGCCGGTCCCAACAGACGTATTTCATGACTACCATCACTATTGAGTACCAGCTGCTCCAAGGAATCACCCTCAAGAAGAAACCATACCTCATCAGTAGAGAGATAGTGGAGAGAGGAGTAACTCTCTTCGGTGACCAGATAGTAGATGACACTGCCAAGCAAGCGGTCCTGCTCCATGAAAGAGTGAACCCGTTTAAAGAATCCACCTTCCCCTGGAAGAGGTTCCAGACCCAATTGCTCTATCAGTGTCTGGATGTTCATACAGGCCAGACCTTTGTCACACTGCGAACCAGGGAAGTAAAGGCTTCCTTCACCTGGTCGCCTGTCTCCATGACCTCGGTATGACTCAGCGGCTGGTCCAGGATTCCTGATGCCATATTGGTGATGCAACTGATCCCCAGCACTTTCATACGCATATGGCTTGCAGCAATTGCTTCAGGTACCGTGGACATTCCCACTGCATCTGCTCCGAGCGTCCTTGCTGCACGAATTTCAGCTGGAGTCTCATACGATGGCCCTGCAAAGAACATATAGACCCCTTCCTGCAAGGAAATAGCTTGTTTTTTCGCTTCCTCCCTTGCCAAGGCACACAACTGCTTGTCATAGGCATTGGTCATATCA containing:
- a CDS encoding cupin domain-containing protein, giving the protein MNIQTLIEQLGLEPLPGEGGFFKRVHSFMEQDRLLGSVIYYLVTEESYSSLHYLSTDEVWFLLEGDSLEQLVLNSDGSHEIRLLGPASEGSQPLSIVRGGCWQGTKLRGSQGWALCATTMCPSFEQSVYRQGTAELEGEYPQCPDIRRFLAKEE